From Zerene cesonia ecotype Mississippi chromosome 16, Zerene_cesonia_1.1, whole genome shotgun sequence, one genomic window encodes:
- the LOC119833025 gene encoding uncharacterized protein LOC119833025 yields MLFKAGIIAFTLLVGCLAFPAQDDMSIFFDHTDPDSRIVGGVTAGVVPWMVGLSQGSLVRSFVCGGSIITNRHILTAAHCVDHVFSGGRLSSTLRATVGTNRWNSGGTSYTLARNISHPNYVTSIIKNDISFLVTSSNIAFNNNVRAVVLSYNNIGAGVQTRVNGWGRTRTGGSLSNNLMELRSSVVDNNFCVDTVARVARELRIVAPAVQPHIEICTFVAVNQGTCNGDSGSALVRHDNNQQIGIVSWGLPCARGAPDMFVRVSAYRSWIENAIRYFVIFRGSDGRMGIKMFKLILTFATVIFGNLALPLDETDLAKYFSNQDARIVNGVDAPEGSIPYMAALVHGLLIGSFQCGGSVITTRHILSAAHCFERLYQDGQLTPTLRVIVGTNYWNLGGQTYSIQRNITHPKHIYIRDPLNVTYDIGLLITNSEIVLTERVQLVPLNLEHLQGPVSPNLQELTVTTLDDERCDRELRQASIDSGMALPDYKPETEFCTLHSFGHGVCNGDSGSALVTASGHQIGIVSWGLPCARGAPDVFVRISGFKDWLRDNLVI; encoded by the exons ATGTTGTTCAAAGCGGGAATTATCGCCTTTACGCTCCTTGTAGGATGCTTGG cGTTTCCCGCCCAAGATGATATGTCCATCTTCTTTGACCACACGGACCCAGACTCCCGTATTGTGGGAGGCGTAACTGCTGGTGTGGTACCATGGATGGTTGGATTAAGCCAGGGATCCCTGGTAAGGAGCTTCGTTTGCGGTGGCTCCATCATCACAAATAGACACATCCTCACCGCTGCACATTGCGTTGATCATGTCTTCAGCGGCGGTAGACTGTCCAG TACTCTCCGTGCCACGGTTGGCACCAACCGATGGAACAGTGGCGGCACTAGCTACACCCTGGCCAGGAACATCAGCCACCCCAACTACGTGACATCTATCATCAAGAACGACATCAGTTTCCTCGTCACTTCATCCAACATTGCGTTCAATAATAATGTCAGGGCTGTTGTTTTATCGTACAATAACATCGGAGCTGGCGTGCAGACCAGAGTAAACGGCTGGGGTAGAACCAGG ACTGGTGGTTCCCTGTCAAACAATTTAATGGAACTTAGATCGTCCGTTGTGGACAACAACTTTTGTGTGGACACTGTCGCTCGAGTGGCAAGGGAGCTGCGTATTGTGGCACCAGCTGTCCAGCCTCATATAGAAATATGTACCTTCGTCGCTGTGAACCAGGGCACTTGTAAT GGTGACTCCGGCAGTGCGCTGGTACGACACGACAATAACCAGCAGATCGGTATCGTGTCGTGGGGCCTGCCGTGCGCACGCGGCGCTCCGGACATGTTCGTGAGGGTTAGCGCTTACAGAAGCTGGATTGAAAACGCTATCCGATA ctTTGTTATATTTCGCGGATCAGACGGCCGTATGGGAATCAAGATGTTCaaacttattttaactttCGCAACGGTCATTTTTGGAAATTTGG cgCTTCCATTAGATGAAACGGATCTTGCCAAATACTTTTCAAACCAAGATGCACGAATTGTTAATGGCGTAGACGCCCCCGAAGGCAGTATCCCGTACATGGCAGCTCTAGTCCACGGCCTGCTAATCGGAAGCTTTCAATGTGGAGGTTCTGTGATCACCACGAGACATATTCTATCGGCGGCGCACTGTTTTGAACGCCTTTACCAGGATGGACAACTAACTCC aaCACTACGTGTAATAGTGGGAACAAATTACTGGAACTTGGGTGGCCAAACTTACAGCATCCAAAGAAACATCACCCACCCCAAGCATATCTACATCAGGGATCCTCTCAACGTCACGTATGACATTGGGCTTCTCATCACCAATTCGGAAATAGTTCTGACGGAACGAGTCCAGTTGGTGCCATTAAATTTGGAGCAT CTTCAAGGACCTGTGTCTCCAAACCTCCAAGAGCTAACTGTTACTACTCTGGATGATGAGCGCTGTGATCGGGAATTAAGGCAAGCGTCAATTGATTCTGGTATGGCTCTGCCGGACTACAAGCCCGAGACAGAATTCTGCACCCTCCACTCATTTGGCCACGGAGTATGCAAT GGTGATTCCGGCAGTGCCCTGGTAACAGCATCCGGTCACCAGATTGGCATCGTCTCGTGGGGCCTGCCGTGCGCACGCGGCGCTCCTGATGTTTTCGTCAGAATAAGCGGCTTCAAAGATTGGCTCCGAGATAatctagttatttaa
- the LOC119833026 gene encoding PR domain zinc finger protein 5-like: MDEEEVLATVSEEPYPVFLIPKKCTALETNSEVTDNVYLDLNVTSLDTDGNIMCIYSGFCNVKLVDSYNINEDSNSSDSIQNATISEGNHNDTSYNQSQVWIDPARSPYVYNNYNTAESLEKYSIYQESHSSHITVEQHSTYITQNVYNCNKSIQYAAPEEFEHKKFRKSHSVDTNNQTSYEDDEVQCGVYLSQLSDDIITAKENKTREELKYIDIQSNNSALRQLMSKDIQSLSKQQRTILYLGHDSQFGQTIQNISINDPSLECKDSNDSEVVIETSNNLMHKKYQCDKCKQIFDQITAFKQHMVGSHKSPKVSVFNDDEVRFNCTYCNKNLKTQSKFEQHCLGHGDPELECDKCHKVFASKFTLRNHSKIHTRKHACLYCKKSYTDDVALQNHINKNHFQFTCSYCEYTTVEYTDYKAHIELHKNVKSDSECDSFNSDSVGVDYQVKERDIAEANSVIRKVMSNKMFLVQSKCHKNARCRKVCDVCKKKFDRISDLKRHLIEHVIRSTLAKTPVNKNGTLTITCEVCQAETFTKVDKYKAHLREHAKLTLYKCTFCDKSFSDSSNFSKHKKIHGTMFFQCDLCQRKFHSKKMIAQHMEYHNKNVPIACFFCDKKFYFESMLNKHIKAYHSKESSRFRCRFCQDYFGSLKDKWDHEWKIHNVRKIIVDCLLCGSKFRKYSELKRHCNDKHSMEIPPAKLLNKRQAPFYIDD; the protein is encoded by the exons atggACGAGGAAGAAGTGCTTGCTACTGTATCGGAAGAACCGTATCCAGTGTTCCTTATTCCTAAAAAGTGTACGGCATTGGAAACAAACTCTGAAGTTACCGATAACGTGTATCTCGATCTGAACGTTACGTCGTTGGATACAGACGGGAACATCATGTGTATTTACTCGGGTTTTTGCAATGTAAAACTCGTGGACAGTTATAATATCAACGAGGATTCGAATTCATCTGATTCTATTCAAAATGCTACTATAAGTGAAGGCAATCACAATGACACTTCTTACAACCAGTCTCAAGTCTGGATTGACCCAGCAAGGAGtccatatgtatataataactataatacaGCAGAATCTCTAgagaaatattcaatttatcaaGAATCACACTCGAGTCACATAACAGTTGAACAGCATAGCACATACATAACTCAGAATGTATACAACTGCAACAAATCTATTCAGTATGCAGCGCCAGAAGAATTTGAACATAAAAAGTTTAGAAAGAGCCATTCTGTGGACACAAATAACCAGACCAGCTATGAAGATGATGAAGTACAGTGCGGTGTATACCTTTCTCAACTCTCTGATGATATAATAACAGCAAAGGAGAATAAAACCAGGGAGGAATTGAAATACATTGATATACAGAGTAACAATAGTGCCCTGAGGCAGCTAATGTCTAAAGATATACAGTCATTGTCAAAACAACAAAGGACTATATTGTACTTGGGGCATGATTCACAATTTGGTCAAACCATACAGAATATATCAATCAATGATCCTTCTTTGGAATGTAAAGATAGTAATGATAGTGAAGTTGTTATTG AGAccagtaataatttaatgcataAAAAGTACCAGTGTGATAAATGCAAGCAGATATTTGATCAAATAACAGCATTTAAACAGCACATGGTGGGCAGTCACAAGAGTCCAAAAGTCTCCGTCTTTAATGATGATGAAGTGAGATTCAATTGCACATACTGTAATAAGAATTTGAAAACTCAATCAAAGTTTGAACAGCATTGCTTGG GCCACGGCGACCCAGAACTGGAATGTGACAAGTGCCACAAAGTGTTCGCATCGAAATTCACCCTTCGCAACCACAGCAAGATACACACGCGAAAGCACGCCTGCCTTTACTGCAAGAAGTCGTATACCGACGACGTTGCGTTGCAGAaccatataaacaaaaatcactTTCAGTTCACGTGCAGTTATTGTGAATACACTACGGTGGAATACACGGACTATAAGGCTCATATTGAGTTGCACAAAAATGTGAAAAGTGATTCGGAGTGTGATAGTTTTAATAGTGACAGTGTGGGTGTGGACTACCAAGTGAAGGAGAGGGATATAGCTGAAGCGAACTCTGTGATACGGAAAGTCATGTCGAATAAAATGTTCCTGGTGCAGTCGAAGTGTCATAAAAACGCAAGGTGTCGAAAG GTGTGCGACGTGTGCAAGAAGAAATTCGACCGTATCAGCGATCTCAAACGTCATTTAATCGAACATGTCATAAGGAGCACTCTAGCAAAGACTCCGGTTAACAAGAATGGCACCCTCACTATCACCTGCGAAGTTTGCCAAGCGGAAACCTTCACTAAAGTCGATAAATATAAAGCGCATTTACGCGAGCACGCTAAACTCACTCTGTACAAATGCACATTTTGCGATAAGTCCTTCAGCGATTCGAGTAACTTCTCGAAACACAAGAAAATCCACGGAACGATGTTCTTCCAGTGTGACCTTTGCCAGCGTAAATTTCACTCGAAGAAAATGATAGCACAACACATGGAATATCACAATAAGAACGTGCCGATCGCTTGTTTCTTTtgcgataaaaagttttatttcgaGTCGATGctcaataaacacataaaagcCTATCATTCGAAGGAGAGTTCTAGGTTTCGATGTAGATTCTGTCAGGACTACTTCGGTTCTCTAAAGGATAAGTGGGACCACGAGTGGAAGATACACAACGTTAGAAAAATTATCGTCGACTGTTTACTTTGCGGGTCGAAGTTTAGGAAGTATTCGGAATTGAAACGTCATTGCAATGACAAACACTCGATGGAGATTCCGCCCGCCAAATTGTTGAATAAAAGACAGGCGCCATTTTACATTGATGATTAG